In a single window of the Flavobacterium sp. W4I14 genome:
- a CDS encoding AraC family transcriptional activator of pyochelin receptor (product_source=KO:K12243; cath_funfam=1.10.10.60; cog=COG2207; ko=KO:K12243; pfam=PF12833; smart=SM00342; superfamily=46689,49842) has translation MGINVGKDYGAWKKVGGSFDDLPVRGGLVTERKEKYSFSFSDAELVQINIPGIYIVYGDIMFKQQQMYFRPTYDVPDMVKLRFTLSGNGTIFNRVNNKQYVFNSNQQNIIYMPELDGTGEYDTRHNYCFFEVHFAKEKFLQLAEHSTKALQVLADYADTGRYTELAEQNLPISWTMQHCIRDILNCDYPEGLKHMFIESKCIELLVLQAEAFERAINQKQPAVLHSAYDRDCLYQARDYLIANIHQPPSVAELAKLCGINEFKLKQGFKGLFDNSIFGYLSDYRLNHAKELLLEGLPIKSVAFMLGYSSVQHFSNAFRKKFSLTPGKLKS, from the coding sequence AACAGAAAGAAAGGAGAAATACAGTTTTTCTTTTAGCGATGCCGAATTGGTACAGATCAATATTCCTGGTATTTATATCGTATATGGCGACATCATGTTTAAACAGCAACAGATGTATTTCAGGCCCACTTACGATGTACCCGATATGGTTAAACTGCGTTTTACGCTCTCCGGCAATGGCACTATTTTTAACCGGGTAAATAATAAACAGTACGTTTTTAATTCCAACCAACAGAATATTATTTACATGCCTGAGCTTGATGGTACAGGCGAATATGACACCCGCCATAACTACTGTTTTTTTGAGGTGCATTTTGCTAAAGAGAAGTTTTTGCAACTGGCAGAACATTCCACCAAAGCATTGCAGGTTTTGGCAGATTATGCCGATACCGGTCGCTATACGGAACTGGCTGAACAAAACCTTCCCATTTCATGGACCATGCAGCATTGCATCCGCGATATTCTCAATTGTGATTACCCCGAAGGCCTGAAACACATGTTTATCGAATCGAAATGTATTGAGCTGCTGGTGCTCCAGGCCGAAGCTTTTGAACGTGCCATTAACCAAAAACAGCCTGCAGTTTTACATTCTGCCTACGATAGGGATTGTCTTTATCAGGCAAGAGATTACCTCATTGCCAATATCCACCAGCCGCCATCGGTTGCCGAACTGGCTAAATTGTGCGGCATTAACGAATTTAAACTTAAACAAGGCTTTAAAGGACTGTTTGATAACAGTATATTCGGTTATTTGAGTGATTACAGGCTTAACCATGCAAAAGAGTTGTTGCTGGAAGGTCTACCCATAAAATCGGTGGCATTTATGCTTGGTTATTCATCCGTACAGCACTTCAGCAATGCTTTCAGAAAGAAATTTAGCTTAACACCGGGGAAGTTAAAGAGTTAA
- a CDS encoding DNA-directed RNA polymerase specialized sigma24 family protein (product_source=COG1595; cog=COG1595; superfamily=88659,88946), whose protein sequence is MTATATKGQPSQREALFMKLYKEAFPLVARHVSKMGGSFEEAKDIFQDALVVYYEKVQVSGLRLKYQEKAYLFGIAKYLWIKRYKENDKNVSFGQLGPILNEEIDLADTGYEEVSSGKLMHLLEQAGQKCMQLLSAFYYEKLDMETLAERFGFSGARSATAQKFKCLEKVKETVKAKSLKYEDIVE, encoded by the coding sequence ATGACAGCAACAGCCACTAAAGGGCAGCCCAGCCAGCGCGAAGCACTTTTTATGAAACTCTACAAAGAAGCTTTCCCTTTGGTTGCAAGGCACGTAAGCAAGATGGGCGGATCATTTGAGGAAGCGAAAGACATTTTTCAGGATGCGCTGGTGGTGTATTATGAGAAAGTACAGGTTTCGGGCCTGAGGCTGAAGTATCAGGAGAAAGCCTATTTATTTGGGATTGCCAAATATTTATGGATCAAACGTTATAAAGAAAACGACAAGAATGTTTCCTTTGGTCAGCTTGGCCCCATTCTTAATGAAGAGATCGATTTGGCAGATACCGGATATGAAGAAGTTTCTTCGGGGAAACTGATGCATTTACTGGAGCAGGCCGGGCAGAAATGTATGCAGTTGCTCAGTGCTTTTTATTACGAAAAACTGGATATGGAAACACTGGCAGAGCGCTTTGGCTTTTCGGGTGCACGTTCTGCAACCGCTCAGAAATTTAAATGCCTCGAAAAAGTAAAAGAAACGGTTAAAGCAAAATCCTTAAAATATGAAGACATCGTTGAATGA
- a CDS encoding hypothetical protein (product_source=Hypo-rule applied; cath_funfam=2.60.40.10; superfamily=74853), with protein MKTSLNELRLIEHYLLSDNKDGESFLFEAKTVLQPELKRQVYWQNKTYQMVRDYGRKQLKNEIDNIHETLFNTDAHQSFRQKVKRLFSK; from the coding sequence ATGAAGACATCGTTGAATGAGCTCCGTTTGATAGAGCATTACCTGCTGTCGGACAATAAGGATGGAGAAAGTTTCCTGTTCGAAGCCAAAACGGTCCTGCAGCCTGAACTGAAGCGACAGGTTTACTGGCAAAACAAAACCTATCAAATGGTACGTGATTATGGCCGGAAGCAGCTGAAAAATGAAATCGATAACATACACGAAACGTTATTTAATACCGATGCGCATCAAAGCTTCAGGCAAAAGGTAAAGCGTTTGTTCAGCAAATAA
- a CDS encoding ATP-dependent Clp protease protease subunit (product_source=KO:K01358; cath_funfam=3.90.226.10; cog=COG0740; ko=KO:K01358; pfam=PF00574; superfamily=52096; tigrfam=TIGR00493): protein MMDINKEFRLYAVKHQGLNGLYVDQYMGRTAAHTMPVAMTPYITEERQLNVAQMDVFSRLMMDRIIFLGEAVDERNANVIQAQLLFLQSVDTKSDIQLYINSPGGSVYAGFGIYDTMQYIAPDVATICTGIALSMGSVLLCAGAAGKRSALQHSRVMIHQTSGGAEGTAIDMDIRIREVLKVQSDLYHILAKHSGQSYERINEIASRDYWMTAIEAKEFGMIDEVLTRGE from the coding sequence ATGATGGATATCAACAAAGAATTCCGCCTTTATGCGGTAAAACACCAGGGCTTAAATGGCCTTTATGTAGATCAGTATATGGGCAGAACAGCTGCTCATACCATGCCTGTTGCCATGACGCCCTATATTACGGAAGAACGGCAACTTAATGTGGCACAAATGGATGTTTTCTCGCGGTTGATGATGGACAGGATTATTTTTTTGGGGGAAGCCGTTGATGAGCGGAATGCCAATGTGATACAGGCACAATTGCTTTTTTTGCAGTCGGTTGATACCAAAAGCGACATCCAGCTGTATATCAATTCGCCTGGTGGATCGGTGTATGCAGGCTTCGGCATTTATGACACCATGCAGTATATCGCGCCAGATGTGGCCACCATTTGTACAGGCATTGCACTTTCTATGGGTTCGGTATTGTTGTGCGCGGGCGCTGCGGGTAAACGTTCGGCCCTGCAGCATTCGAGGGTTATGATCCATCAAACCTCGGGTGGGGCAGAGGGAACCGCCATTGATATGGATATCAGGATCAGGGAGGTGTTAAAAGTCCAGTCGGATCTGTACCATATTTTGGCGAAACATAGCGGACAAAGTTATGAGCGGATAAATGAAATTGCCAGTCGCGATTATTGGATGACCGCCATTGAAGCAAAGGAATTTGGAATGATAGATGAGGTGTTAACGCGTGGGGAATAG